A DNA window from Arachis hypogaea cultivar Tifrunner chromosome 18, arahy.Tifrunner.gnm2.J5K5, whole genome shotgun sequence contains the following coding sequences:
- the LOC112772711 gene encoding uncharacterized protein, whose product MGPKRGQKVVVKSTRKVVQESVQVSIVGSSSKRTRRGNNKDIQTGDEVVGEENVRIIPVQEGTPQPKDASTTTTVTTQQDDQGEQEHNAETQEQNIDTTATAVSHKEEPKEPSSKEDDEKKAKTHERNDGKGKKKRRKRSSGEGYKRYVYMVLKQVHPDMGISSQAMTVLNNLMGDMFERLADEASKLKTYTGHMTLSSREIQGAVKLVLPGELGKHAIAEGAKAVTNYISHDA is encoded by the coding sequence ATGGGTCCAAAGCGTGGTCAGAAGGTGGTGGTCAAATCCACCAGGAAAGTTGTGCAAGAAAGTGTTCAAGTTTCGATTGTGGGTAGCAgcagcaaaagaacaagaagagggAACAACAAAGATATTCAGACAGGTGACGAGGTTGTAGGAGAAGAAAATGTGAGGATTATTCCAGTTCaagaagggactcctcaacccaAAGATGCAAGCACCACCACCACTGTCACTACTCAACAAGACGACCAAGGAGAACAAGAACATAATGCTGAAACacaagaacaaaatattgacacTACTGCCACAGCTGTTTCTCATAAAGAAGAACCCAAAGAGCCATCATCTAAAGAGGATGATGAAAAGAAAGCTAAGACCCATGAAAGGAATGATGgtaaagggaagaagaagagaagaaagaggtcAAGTGGAGAAGGATATAAGAGATATGTGTACATGGTGTTGAAGCAGGTACACCCTGACATGGGAATTTCTTCACAGGCCATGACTGTTCTGAATAACTTGATGGGTGACATGTTTGAAAGGCTAGCTGATGAGGCTTCCAAGCTAAAAACATACACAGGGCACATGACATTGTCATCAAGGGAGATTCAAGGGGCAGTGAAGCTGGTTCTGCCTGGGGAGCTTGGAAAACATGCCATTGCTGAAGGGGCCAAAGCTGTCACCAACTATATATCCCATGATGCCTGA
- the LOC112772710 gene encoding protein MAIN-LIKE 1-like, with amino-acid sequence MGDDPARLYRLDGVAHIAGVINEEPQRCIRSMRRQQGMVLDDRYVPYLQMAGLYHLARRNDRWFRLDEALVSAFVERWRPETHTFHMPFRECTITLQDVAYQLGLPVDGRYVSGCLSEFHIYIEGGHSAWVWFEELLGVVPPPSQVQKYAVNCSWFQETFGECPEGADEDTVRRYACAYIMMLLGTQLFADKSGNHIHIRWLPFVARLEEMGTYSWGSAALAWLYRCMCRVANRNVIKLAGPLQLLQSWIFWRFPRFRPAGFETFSWPLASRWSGYIPSSSEKGPRVQMWRLWIDRLQDREFIWMPYSSPDVLQVVHPEVLEPRHMVLWRSVTSLIYFAVIEWHQIDRVLPQFGGVQPRPQAALNIDFLMSKDGRGGDRWFPSHLEKWHLYWDSRTESVLRFDVVADPGPSHEFLEWWSQYGKRFLSPDPQLGDPRAVAIPVEASQRGAGRVPEMDRPDDVPDRRRVDRRARVGTRRSQRDWGWLERAIENDDEAGPAGGRRRRHPGRGRGRAAVHAAAPDPEDDEDDQHGPEGGDGAGAAAVVGVSTQDGVHGGEWYGSGMGDGAEPSDAGLGSGPFGHYFVGVPTDDQPQQDGTPWVIPGSQWQDFLGADTLDADFGSPRFLEEITAIMQEDEPGRRRPQTRARRHP; translated from the exons atgggggacgatccggcacgGTTATATCGCTTGGACGGAGTCGCCCATATAGCTGGGGTCATCAACGAGGAG CCTCagcgatgcatcaggagcatgcggcgACAGCAGGGCATGGTCCTCgatgacagatacgttccgtACCTGCAGATGGCTGGTCTTTACCATCTTGCAAGGCGgaacgatagatggttccggTTGGACGAGGCCCTTGTCAGTGCGTTTGTCGAGCGATGGCGTCcagagacgcacacgtttcatatgccgttcagagagtgcacgatcacactccaggacgtggcataccagctggGTTTGCCAGTGGACGGGCGTTACGTCAGCGGCTGCCTATCAGAGTTCCATATATACATCGAGGGTGGCCATTCAGCCTGGGTTTGGTTCGAGGAGTTGCTTGGAGTGGTACCTCCTCCTagccaggttcagaagtacgcggtcaactgcagctggtttcaggagacTTTTGGTGAGTGCCCGGAGGGAGCTGATGAGGATACTGTGCGTCGATATGCCtgtgcgtacatcatgatgttgttgggcacgcAGCTTTTTGCGGACAAGTCCGGCAACCacattcacatcagatggcttccgTTTGTAGCTAGGCTGGAGGAGATGGGGACCTACAGTTGGGGTTCTGCAGCACtggcatggttgtaccggtgcatgtgccgagtggcgaACAGAAATGTTATCAAGCTAGCGGGCCCACTTCAGCTACTTCAGTCATGGATTTTCTGGCGATTTCCTCGGTTTAGGCCTGCAGGATTTGAGACGTTCAGCTGGCCATTGGCCTCGAG gtggtcaggttacaTCCCTTCCAGTAGCGAGAAGGGTCCTAGAGTTCAGATGTGGAGGCTATGGATAGACCGGTTGCAGGACAGAGAG TTTATCTGGATGCCGTACAGCAGCCCCGACGTACTTCAGGTTGTGCATCCAGAGGTTTTGGAGCCTCGACATATGGTGCTGTGGCGGTCTGTTACATCGCTTATCTACTTTGCcgtcatagagtggcatcagatagatAGGGTTCTTCCGCAGTTTGGAGGGGTGCAGCCCCGTCCACAGgccgccctgaacatcgactttctgatgtcgaAGGACGGCAGAGGCGGCGATCGATGGTTCCCGTCCCATTTGGAGAAGTGGCATCTGTATTGGGACTCCCGTACGGAGAGCGTGCTGAGGTTCGATGTTGTTGCTGACCCTGGTCCGTCGCATGAGTTCTTGGAGTGGTGGAGTCAGTACGGGAAGAGGTTTTTGTCTCCAGATCCGCAGTTGGGCGATCCGAGAGCCGTTGCTATTCCTGTTGAGGCCTCACAGCGGGGAGCTGGGCGAGTTCCTGAGATGGATCGACCTGACGACGTGCCGGACAGGCGGCGGGTTGATAGGAGAGCTCGCGTGGGCACACGGCGTAGCCAGCGTGACTGGGGGTGGCTAGAGCGTGCTATAGAGAATGATGACGAGGCCGGCCCCGCTGGGGGTCGACGACGACGCCATCCTGGCAGAGGTAGAGGGCGTGCTGCGGTTCATGCCGCTGCACCTGACCCTGAGGACGATGAGGATGATCAGCATGGGCCCGAGGGCGGGGATGGTGCAGGGGCGGCTGCAGTTGTTGGTGTTAGTACCCAGGATGGGGTGCACGGAGGTGAGTGGTATGGCTCAGGGATGGGTGACGGGGCTGAGCCTAGTGACGCTGGACTTGGGTCGGGTCCTTTTGGACATTACTTTGTTGGAGTACCCACCGACGACCAGCCTCAGCAGGACGGTACTCCATGGGTTATTCCCGGATCACAGTGGCAGGACTTCCTTGGGGCAGATACGCTTGATGCGGACTTCGGCAGTCCACGGTTTCTAGAGGAGATTACGGCTATCATGCAAGAGGACGAGCCGGGCAGGAGGCGTCCTCAGACCCGGGCACGCAGGCACCCTTAG